A region from the Acyrthosiphon pisum isolate AL4f chromosome A1, pea_aphid_22Mar2018_4r6ur, whole genome shotgun sequence genome encodes:
- the LOC107883937 gene encoding uncharacterized protein LOC107883937, which yields MYATAMSFAVRCVAIFILLTFRKVRDILRQWYEDKLALEVSTPRFDLDFRCPSEDTADDVVQLPKQTLRANPARRPSPRKWIVRGLQCLHHHGSMWARPCS from the exons ATGTACGCCACCGCTATGTCTTTCGCCGTCCGGTGCGTGGCCATTTTCATACTGTTGACCTTCCGCAAGGTGAGGGACATCCTCCGCCAGTGGTACGAGGATAAGCTCGCACTGGAAGTATCCACCCCACGTTTTGATCTGGATTTCCGCTGCCCATCGGAGGACACG GCGGACGACGTCGTGCAGCTCCCGAAGCAGACGCTCCGGGCGAATCCGGCGAGACGGCCGAGTCCACGCAAGTGGATTGTCCGTGGATTGCAGTGTCTCCACCACCACGGTTCTATGTGGGCCCGGCCATGTTCATGA
- the LOC100569394 gene encoding uncharacterized protein LOC100569394, with product MIVSRRLLSGFLVIALTMSVLHNATAASASGNDGEDDGGGGGTGGGSIVDGGEGVTPSPSLMDRVSGVVDSVKMQASETLDGAGAAAGNAASVLSRLQPSVTKPMSEIGSGGGGMRITEKKLPSGDNALGRLQETKGRTVAAAKKVMDETIHKLQSTVSDIRRTISGDDRDDVGGDRRISNAMDSLLRAVGTEGKAMFEYASDVINETADRAKAAVDKAQQQQKPVRRPNQ from the exons atgatcGTTTCCCGTCGTTTGCTGAGTGGTTTCCTGGTGATCGCCTTAACCATGTCCGTCCTACAC AACGCGACGGCCGCATCCGCAAGCGGAAACGATGGCGAAGACgatggcggcggcggtggtacAGGCGGCGGCAGTATCGTTGACGGTGGTGAGGGCGTAACGCCGTCACCGTCACTGATGGACCGAGTGTCGGGCGTAGTGGACAGCGTCAAGATGCAGGCGTCCGAGACGCTTGACGGGGCGGGAGCCGCGGCCGGAAACGCGGCGTCCGTGCTCAGTCGGCTCCAGCCGAGCGTGACCAAGCCGATGTCGGAAatcggcagcggcggcggcggtatgCGCATTACTGAGAAGAAACTGCCATCAGGCGACAACGCACTGGGGCGGCTGCAGGAGACTAAGGGGCGCACCGTGGCCGCGGCCAAGAAGGTGATGGACGAGACCATACACAAGCTGCAGTCGACCGTGAGTGACATACGGCGCACGATCAGCGGCGATGACCGGGACGACGTCGGCGGTGACCGGAGGATCAGCAACGCGATGGACAGCCTGCTCCGGGCCGTCGGCACGGAGGGCAAGGCGATGTTTGAATACGCGTCCGACGTCATCAACGAGACGGCCGACCGTGCCAAGGCGGCTGTCGACAAGGCCCAGCAACAACAAAAGCCGGTGCGACGGCCGAaccaataa